Proteins encoded by one window of Lepeophtheirus salmonis chromosome 3, UVic_Lsal_1.4, whole genome shotgun sequence:
- the LOC121115391 gene encoding uncharacterized protein, with protein sequence MTGGSNKYYRHELTVLDKCGYENQPSAYEVNKLSDYHMGVPRIVLDCPHLRNFPLADNIDQPGKLDILIGADMMSLFLVNNPTRFGGYNEPYGRNTRLGWVIGGNFLSNKRKRLFVSHITKGNDDTILSRFWEMEECGVKSKDLPPLDEKGPEAIFEKRVRRLVDGRIEVPLPLKENIGLIGDSRYKALRRYNFLESRFRKSIKLCEEYCNVMKKSIDLGSAEEVPYEELKNKNPVFYLPRHAVIKESSSTTKLRIVFDGSMKSDSELSLNDCLVVGPKRQLDLIHLLFKWSFHKIALVSDITKMYSQVSISKGDRDLLRFFFWRENYNGPIKEFRHTRHVFGTARAAHFAISAVQWNPINYKNEFKNASKIILEDMYVDDVLTGANNIKEAQKLVADLWK encoded by the coding sequence ATGACTGGtggaagtaataaatattatcgaCACGAACTCACAGTTTTGGACAAGTGCGGATATGAAAATCAGCCTTCTGCATACGAAGTAAATAAGTTGTCTGATTATCATATGGGAGTACCAAGGATAGTTCTAGACTGTCCACATTTAAGAAACTTCCCTCTAGCAGATAATATCGATCAACCTGGAAAATTGGATATATTGATCGGGGCTGATATGatgtctttatttttggtaaataaccCTACAAGATTTGGAGGTTATAACGAACCATATGGGAGAAATACAAGGCTTGGCTGGGTAATTGGCGGCAATTTTCTCAGTAATAAACGGAAAAGACTATTTGTGTCTCACATAACAAAAGGAAACGATGATACTATTTTAAGCCGTTTTTGGGAAATGGAAGAATGTGGAGTGAAGTCAAAAGATTTACCACCCCTTGATGAAAAAGGACCTGAAgctatttttgagaaaagagtTAGAAGGCTCGTAGACGGAAGAATAGAAGTTCCCTTACCTCTGAAAGAAAATATAGGTTTAATCGGCGATTCAAGATACAAGGCCTtaagaagatataatttcttGGAGTCTAGGtttagaaaaagtataaaattatgtgAAGAATACTGTAATGTCATGAAAAAGTCAATTGATCTTGGTTCCGCGGAGGAGGTTCCTTatgaagaattaaagaataaaaatcctgtttttTACCTCCCACGTCATGCTGTAATAAAGGAGTCATCTTCGACAACTAAACTTAGAATAGTTTTTGATGGATCAATGAAATCTGATTCGGAGCTTTCATTGAATGACTGTTTAGTAGTAGGACCAAAGAGGCAATTAGATCTCATTCATTTGCTTTTTAAGTGGTCTTTTCATAAAATTGCTCTAGTGTCggatattacaaaaatgtatagcCAGGTATCAATTAGCAAAGGAGATCGTGATTtactaaggttttttttttggagagaaaattatAATGGTCCAATAAAAGAATTTAGGCATACACGTCATGTGTTTGGAACGGCAAGGGCAGCCCATTTTGCAATTTCGGCAGTTCAGTGGAATCCAATTAACTATAAAAACGAATTTAAAAATGCTTCTAAGATAATTTTAGAAGATATGTATGTTGATGACGTTTTAACCGGGGCAAATAATATTAAGGAAGCTCAAAAGTTGGTTGCTGATCTATGGAAATGA